The following proteins are encoded in a genomic region of Dialister hominis:
- a CDS encoding TolC family protein — translation MNKFTYHVLLTSVLLALSVGANAEAKAAPTRLTTDPAITEKAIAAQMNQVNSENNVNFNNMLLQKNLGDSIAETAAPKSSTLDIDLRGAVTLAIQNNRDITIAELQRREAEADVSAAAAKKNPSLSDTWSAGRAKSVGEDAIGNSFGNGLTVSWPIWTGGAVESAIDSARYAKNISDLEVYRTEAATKLSAVKAYYNYLEAIKKAEVQHESVSDYQSHLTNVQQQFDAGVVAKLDVLTSNVSLANAKQASIAADNTRDVAEANLNNIMRIPMNTKINALDKDFPEPEFDITMDQAILMAQKYRWELVEADYQVRVANENLRSAKAGYMPTVAVNSGYNWKDSDFPGFANKGWSIGGSVSWPIWDGGATQAAIKKAEAGVKVAQEQLLQSRESVELEVRQDYLNILAAKEQIRATEASVAEAEEAYKIAAVRYSSGVGTNLDVLDAELQLSTARTNYISALYNYNIGLATLENAMGIPAVIHPEFAAGSENK, via the coding sequence TTTCTGTCGGAGCAAATGCAGAAGCAAAGGCTGCTCCTACAAGATTGACAACCGATCCTGCGATTACAGAAAAAGCTATTGCAGCGCAGATGAATCAGGTAAATTCAGAAAATAATGTTAATTTCAACAATATGCTTCTTCAGAAGAATTTGGGAGATTCCATTGCTGAGACGGCAGCTCCTAAATCCTCTACTTTGGATATAGATCTTCGCGGTGCGGTGACACTCGCAATCCAGAACAACCGTGATATTACTATCGCTGAACTGCAGAGAAGAGAAGCTGAAGCGGATGTCAGTGCAGCAGCAGCAAAAAAGAATCCATCTTTGTCGGACACTTGGAGTGCTGGCAGAGCTAAGTCAGTAGGTGAGGATGCAATTGGCAATAGTTTTGGAAATGGACTGACTGTTTCCTGGCCGATTTGGACGGGAGGAGCTGTTGAAAGTGCCATTGACTCTGCAAGATATGCAAAAAATATTTCTGACCTTGAAGTTTACAGGACTGAAGCTGCAACAAAACTTTCTGCAGTCAAGGCATATTACAATTATCTGGAAGCTATCAAGAAGGCAGAAGTACAGCATGAATCAGTCAGCGATTACCAGAGCCATCTGACCAACGTACAGCAGCAGTTTGATGCAGGCGTTGTTGCAAAGCTTGACGTATTGACCTCCAATGTATCTCTGGCAAATGCAAAACAGGCAAGTATTGCAGCGGATAATACAAGAGATGTTGCTGAAGCAAATCTGAATAATATTATGCGTATTCCAATGAATACAAAGATCAATGCTTTGGATAAGGATTTCCCGGAACCTGAATTCGACATTACGATGGATCAGGCAATTCTCATGGCGCAGAAATACAGATGGGAACTGGTTGAAGCAGATTATCAGGTAAGAGTAGCTAATGAGAATCTGAGAAGTGCCAAGGCCGGTTATATGCCGACTGTAGCAGTAAACAGCGGATATAATTGGAAAGATTCTGATTTCCCGGGATTTGCCAATAAAGGATGGAGCATTGGCGGCTCCGTAAGCTGGCCGATCTGGGACGGCGGTGCAACTCAGGCTGCTATCAAGAAGGCAGAAGCAGGAGTTAAGGTTGCGCAGGAGCAGCTTCTGCAGTCCAGAGAAAGCGTCGAACTTGAAGTAAGACAGGATTATCTGAATATTCTGGCTGCTAAAGAGCAGATCCGTGCGACCGAAGCTTCCGTTGCTGAAGCTGAAGAAGCTTACAAGATTGCTGCGGTAAGATACAGCAGCGGCGTTGGTACGAACCTTGATGTACTGGATGCAGAACTGCAGCTGAGTACAGCTCGTACAAACTATATCAGCGCTTTGTACAACTACAATATCGGTCTGGCAACTTTGGAAAATGCAATGGGAATTCCTGCTGTTATCCATCCAGAGTTTGCTGCAGGCAGCGAAAATAAATAA